In one window of Vibrio sp. DW001 DNA:
- the slmA gene encoding nucleoid occlusion factor SlmA, which produces MTGTRKSNRREEILQALAHMLETTDGASRITTAKLAKQVGVSEAALYRHFPSKARMFEGLIEFIEDSLMSRINRILDEEKDTLQRIRMVLQLILAFAEKNPGLTRIMSGHALMFENERLRGRINQLFERIEMQLRQILRERQLREGKSFPVDESILAAQLLGQVEGSLNRFVRSDFKYQPTENFEEYWALLSAQIQ; this is translated from the coding sequence ATGACCGGAACCAGAAAATCTAATCGCCGTGAAGAAATCCTTCAGGCCTTAGCTCATATGCTAGAGACTACCGATGGCGCATCTAGAATCACTACTGCCAAATTAGCCAAACAAGTTGGTGTCTCTGAAGCTGCACTTTATCGCCACTTTCCTAGCAAAGCTCGTATGTTTGAAGGCTTAATAGAGTTTATCGAAGACTCACTTATGTCCCGAATCAACCGCATACTTGATGAAGAAAAAGACACGTTGCAGCGGATCCGAATGGTTCTTCAACTGATACTCGCTTTTGCAGAGAAAAACCCAGGGCTAACAAGGATTATGTCTGGTCACGCGTTGATGTTTGAAAACGAGCGATTACGCGGTCGAATTAATCAGCTCTTTGAAAGAATCGAAATGCAACTCAGACAAATATTACGCGAACGTCAGTTACGTGAAGGCAAATCATTTCCTGTTGATGAATCTATTTTGGCGGCACAACTTCTCGGCCAAGTAGAAGGCAGTCTCAATCGATTTGTTCGTTCTGATTTTAAATATCAACCAACTGAGAATTTCGAAGAATATTGGGCTCTACTGAGTGCTCAAATTCAATAG